From the genome of Chania multitudinisentens RB-25, one region includes:
- a CDS encoding fimbrial protein, whose product MKKILLSAIATVALSSGVAQAASTGTITFNGELTATTCDVIVDGQAADATVVLPTVGTNQLQAATRTAGATGFVMALNNCSGTLESASAFFEAGASVDQVTGRLQNVSGSATNVSLQLLDASSPTQAVIEAGNQSQVANTTYKSILSGSASLPYIVRYYAEAPTTPGTVISNVVYSIQYE is encoded by the coding sequence ATGAAAAAGATTCTTCTGTCTGCTATTGCAACCGTTGCTCTGTCTTCTGGTGTGGCTCAGGCAGCTTCCACCGGGACTATCACTTTTAATGGCGAACTGACTGCAACAACCTGTGATGTGATTGTTGATGGCCAGGCTGCTGACGCTACCGTTGTTCTGCCTACCGTTGGTACTAACCAACTGCAAGCTGCTACCCGTACTGCTGGCGCTACAGGCTTTGTGATGGCGCTGAACAATTGCTCTGGGACTCTGGAGTCTGCTTCTGCTTTCTTCGAAGCGGGTGCTTCAGTTGATCAGGTAACAGGCCGTCTGCAAAATGTGAGCGGTAGTGCAACAAATGTCAGCCTGCAATTGCTGGATGCTTCAAGCCCAACTCAGGCAGTAATCGAAGCCGGTAATCAGAGCCAGGTCGCTAATACCACCTATAAGAGCATTCTTAGCGGTAGCGCCAGCTTGCCTTATATCGTTCGTTACTACGCTGAAGCACCAACCACTCCTGGTACTGTGATCAGCAACGTTGTTTATTCAATTCAGTACGAGTAA
- a CDS encoding fimbria/pilus periplasmic chaperone, which yields MRQICTFAVAALLSANSLASVVISGTRVIYPSDANEVSVKISNGGPSPVLLQSWIDTGDADAKPSAIKVPFVLTPPMNRVEPAKGQTLRISYAGGALPMDRESVFWLNVLEVPAKNQAKADENRLQMAFRTRIKLFYRPVGLAGNANDAVKALTWGNQGNRVQVTNPTPYYVSLVNLSLNGKKLDHAMVAPRDTMVLNLPGNVGNKITGSVVNDYGAINTFDAVVK from the coding sequence ATGCGTCAGATTTGCACCTTTGCCGTTGCTGCCCTGCTGAGTGCCAATAGTTTGGCCAGCGTGGTGATCAGTGGAACACGGGTGATTTATCCTTCTGATGCGAATGAGGTTAGCGTTAAAATCAGCAATGGTGGCCCTTCTCCTGTCTTGCTGCAAAGCTGGATTGATACTGGTGATGCTGATGCCAAACCTTCTGCGATCAAAGTGCCGTTTGTGCTGACCCCACCAATGAACCGTGTGGAGCCTGCCAAAGGTCAGACGTTGCGTATCAGTTACGCAGGGGGTGCATTACCGATGGATAGAGAGTCAGTATTCTGGCTGAATGTGCTGGAAGTTCCGGCCAAAAATCAGGCGAAAGCTGACGAAAACCGTTTACAGATGGCTTTCCGTACTCGAATCAAACTGTTTTATCGCCCGGTTGGCTTGGCAGGCAATGCCAATGATGCAGTGAAAGCGTTAACTTGGGGCAATCAGGGAAACCGTGTACAGGTGACGAATCCCACTCCGTATTATGTATCTTTGGTGAATCTGTCGCTTAATGGTAAGAAACTCGATCATGCGATGGTGGCACCGCGGGACACAATGGTATTGAATCTACCGGGTAATGTAGGAAATAAAATTACCGGGAGTGTTGTTAATGATTATGGTGCAATTAATACTTTTGATGCAGTAGTGAAATAA